A section of the Pedobacter sp. HDW13 genome encodes:
- a CDS encoding sugar phosphate isomerase/epimerase: MTTIKGPAVFLAQFISDEAPFNTLDNICKWAADLGFKGIQMPTLDARFIDLKQAAESKTYADELKGKIATYGLEITELSTHLQGQLVAVHPAYDDLFDAFAPKEVHKNPKARTEWAVQQMKYAAKASQNLGLNAHATFSGSLLWQYFHPWPQRPAGLVEEGFAELAKRWTPILNEFDQCGVDVCYEIHPGEDLFDGETYEMFLAAVNNHPRACLLYDPSHFVLQQLDYIQYIDFYHERIKAFHVKDAEFNPTGKQGTFGGYQSWANRAGRYRSPGDGQVDFKTIFSKLAQYDFKGWAVMEWECCIKNQQDGAREGADFIKKNIISVTDKAFDDFAASGSDSAFNKKILGL, translated from the coding sequence ATGACAACGATAAAAGGACCCGCTGTATTTTTAGCGCAGTTTATAAGCGATGAAGCACCGTTTAATACCCTTGATAACATTTGCAAATGGGCTGCTGACTTGGGATTTAAAGGTATCCAGATGCCAACACTGGATGCCCGTTTTATTGATCTTAAACAAGCAGCTGAAAGCAAAACCTATGCTGATGAATTAAAAGGCAAAATTGCAACCTACGGCTTAGAGATAACCGAACTATCTACACACTTACAAGGCCAGTTGGTTGCAGTGCACCCTGCTTACGATGACTTGTTTGATGCCTTTGCACCAAAAGAAGTACACAAAAACCCAAAAGCGAGAACTGAATGGGCCGTACAACAGATGAAATATGCGGCAAAAGCATCACAAAACCTAGGCTTAAATGCCCATGCTACCTTTAGTGGTTCGCTATTGTGGCAATATTTTCATCCCTGGCCACAACGCCCTGCAGGTTTGGTAGAAGAAGGCTTTGCCGAACTGGCCAAACGCTGGACACCAATTTTGAACGAATTTGACCAATGTGGTGTAGATGTATGCTACGAAATTCATCCTGGCGAAGATTTATTTGACGGAGAAACTTACGAAATGTTCCTTGCAGCAGTAAATAATCACCCTAGGGCATGCTTATTGTATGATCCATCACACTTTGTTTTACAGCAGTTAGATTACATTCAGTACATTGATTTTTACCACGAAAGAATTAAAGCCTTTCATGTTAAGGATGCAGAATTTAACCCAACAGGTAAACAAGGTACTTTTGGCGGTTACCAAAGCTGGGCAAATCGTGCTGGCCGTTACCGCTCTCCTGGTGATGGACAGGTAGATTTTAAAACCATTTTCAGTAAACTGGCACAATACGATTTTAAAGGTTGGGCCGTTATGGAGTGGGAATGCTGCATTAAAAACCAGCAGGATGGTGCACGCGAAGGTGCCGATTTTATTAAAAAGAACATTATCAGCGTAACCGATAAAGCATTTGATGATTTTGCTGCATCAGGGAGTGATAGTGCTTTCAATAAAAAAATATTAGGACTATAA
- a CDS encoding Gfo/Idh/MocA family protein — MKTEQENKTTSNRRDFIKTTAIAAAAFMIVPRHVLGGPGYLAPSDRLLVAGIGVGGKGQSDLDMFYKSGKADIAFLCDVDDRRAANSVKAFPKAKYYKDWREMLDKEHKNFDAVSVSTPDHNHAIQALAAMQLGKHVYVQKPLTHDIYEARILTAAAKKYQVVTQMGNQGASNDGPRQMKEWYEAGLIGDVHTVYAWTNRPVWPQGIPWPSQKAEIPKELDWNLWLGTAPEKDFVDKLVPFNWRGWWDYGTGALGDMGCHLIEAPFSVLNLKYAKEVEASVGSVYVDEFKRGYFPESCPPSSHVTLKFPKTNKTKGDVTLHWMDGGIQPERPEELEANETFGDGGNGTLFIGTKGKMMSETYSANPKLLPLIRNNDIKVKPKYARVPDGANGHYKQWVEAAIAGYGKQEVSSPFEIAGPLTEALLMANLAIRSFDIQKTVNGKVTYPGRYTKMLWDNDNMKVTNFDEANQFVKREYRKGWNNLTL, encoded by the coding sequence ATGAAAACAGAGCAAGAAAATAAAACCACGAGTAACCGTCGTGATTTTATTAAAACAACAGCAATCGCTGCCGCTGCATTTATGATCGTTCCGCGCCACGTTTTGGGCGGTCCAGGTTATTTGGCACCAAGCGACCGCTTATTGGTTGCCGGTATCGGTGTTGGCGGAAAAGGCCAAAGCGATTTAGATATGTTTTACAAAAGCGGAAAAGCAGATATTGCCTTTCTATGTGATGTAGACGATCGCCGGGCCGCCAACAGTGTAAAAGCTTTTCCTAAAGCCAAATACTATAAAGACTGGCGCGAAATGCTGGATAAGGAGCATAAAAACTTCGATGCTGTCTCTGTTTCCACTCCCGATCATAACCATGCTATCCAGGCTTTGGCAGCCATGCAACTGGGTAAACATGTGTATGTTCAAAAACCATTAACACACGATATTTACGAGGCCCGCATTTTAACTGCAGCTGCGAAAAAATATCAGGTGGTTACACAAATGGGTAATCAAGGTGCATCAAACGATGGGCCGCGCCAAATGAAAGAATGGTACGAAGCTGGTTTAATTGGCGATGTACATACCGTTTACGCATGGACCAACCGTCCGGTGTGGCCTCAGGGTATTCCGTGGCCAAGCCAAAAGGCCGAAATTCCGAAAGAATTAGATTGGAATTTATGGCTGGGAACTGCCCCTGAAAAAGATTTTGTTGATAAACTGGTTCCTTTTAACTGGCGTGGCTGGTGGGATTACGGAACAGGTGCATTGGGCGATATGGGTTGTCACTTAATCGAAGCTCCTTTTAGTGTATTAAATTTAAAATATGCCAAAGAAGTTGAGGCTAGTGTAGGCTCTGTATATGTGGATGAATTTAAACGCGGTTATTTCCCTGAGAGTTGTCCTCCATCAAGCCATGTTACCTTAAAATTCCCAAAAACAAATAAAACCAAAGGCGATGTAACCTTACATTGGATGGATGGTGGTATTCAGCCAGAGCGTCCTGAAGAATTAGAAGCAAACGAAACTTTTGGCGACGGTGGTAACGGTACTTTATTTATCGGTACCAAAGGTAAAATGATGTCTGAAACTTACAGTGCCAACCCTAAGTTATTGCCTTTAATCAGAAATAACGACATTAAGGTTAAGCCTAAATATGCGCGTGTGCCCGATGGCGCCAATGGCCACTATAAACAATGGGTAGAAGCAGCAATTGCAGGTTATGGTAAGCAAGAAGTAAGCTCTCCTTTCGAAATTGCCGGTCCGTTAACCGAAGCTTTATTAATGGCCAATCTGGCAATCAGAAGCTTCGATATTCAGAAAACCGTAAATGGTAAGGTTACTTACCCGGGCAGATACACCAAAATGCTTTGGGATAACGACAACATGAAGGTAACCAACTTTGATGAAGCCAACCAGTTCGTAAAACGCGAATATCGCAAGGGCTGGAATAATTTAACACTTTAA
- a CDS encoding Gfo/Idh/MocA family protein, with the protein MKRKLRMGMIGGGKDAFIGAVHRLAANMDGLIELSAGALSINPEIGYESGKILFLPDNRIYTSYEEMLTKESELPADERIDFVTIVTPNFAHFAPAMMALDKGFNVVIEKPMTLTLDEAKQLQAKVEETGLTLCLTHTYSGYPMVKQARQMVSEGELGAIRKIVVEYPQGWLSTLSEREGNAQAAWRTDPSKTGKSGCMGDIGTHAAHLAEYISGLKISKICADLNIVVPGRAIDDDGNVLLKFDNGANGVLVASQIAAGEENALKIRVYGEKGGLEWHQMEPNTLIVRWLNAPAQIYRTGNGYMGSFAKHNTRTPGGHPEGYLEAFANIYKNFALTVDAKLNNEQPTAEMLDFPGTADGIRGMAFIENVVASAQSDQKWLDYKL; encoded by the coding sequence ATGAAAAGAAAATTAAGAATGGGCATGATAGGCGGTGGAAAAGACGCCTTTATTGGTGCCGTACACCGTTTGGCCGCTAATATGGATGGCCTGATTGAATTATCTGCAGGAGCGCTTAGCATAAACCCCGAAATCGGTTACGAATCAGGAAAAATCCTTTTTCTTCCTGATAACCGCATTTACACCAGTTATGAAGAGATGCTGACAAAAGAAAGCGAATTGCCAGCTGATGAAAGAATTGACTTTGTAACTATTGTTACCCCAAATTTTGCCCACTTTGCACCAGCAATGATGGCACTGGATAAAGGTTTCAATGTGGTAATAGAAAAACCAATGACTTTAACTCTAGATGAAGCTAAACAACTGCAGGCTAAAGTAGAGGAAACAGGCCTAACCCTTTGTTTAACCCACACCTACTCGGGCTACCCAATGGTTAAGCAAGCCAGGCAAATGGTAAGCGAAGGCGAACTGGGTGCTATCCGCAAAATTGTAGTAGAATATCCTCAAGGCTGGTTAAGTACACTTTCTGAGCGCGAAGGCAATGCACAGGCAGCTTGGCGTACCGACCCATCTAAAACCGGGAAAAGCGGTTGCATGGGCGATATTGGTACACATGCAGCGCATCTTGCTGAATACATTTCAGGATTAAAAATCTCTAAAATTTGTGCCGATTTAAACATTGTTGTCCCAGGAAGAGCTATTGATGATGACGGTAACGTATTGTTAAAATTCGATAATGGAGCTAACGGCGTATTAGTAGCTTCGCAAATTGCCGCTGGCGAAGAAAATGCATTAAAAATTAGGGTTTATGGCGAAAAAGGTGGTTTAGAGTGGCACCAGATGGAACCAAATACCCTAATTGTAAGATGGTTAAACGCACCTGCCCAGATTTACAGAACGGGTAATGGCTATATGGGTAGTTTTGCAAAACACAATACCCGCACACCAGGTGGTCACCCTGAAGGTTATTTAGAAGCATTTGCCAACATTTATAAAAACTTTGCACTTACTGTAGATGCAAAATTAAATAACGAGCAACCTACGGCTGAAATGCTTGATTTCCCAGGTACCGCAGATGGTATCAGAGGAATGGCATTTATCGAAAATGTTGTGGCATCAGCCCAATCAGATCAAAAATGGTTAGACTATAAACTATAA
- a CDS encoding TIM barrel protein, whose amino-acid sequence MTTRRSFLQKVSLAGAAAFLSPSIITSALAQPTKLSKIGIGLFTLREQLTADVKATIAQVARIGYNQVETYYGYPGKYEVKGFWGLEARDFNELLKANGLTSPSGHYNVTEFLSTSDDKVLKSHIETAATVGQKYFVIPALPTDIRANGTLDDYKRMAAKFNQAAELCQKSGLKLAYHNHNFEFKDQGNGLTGYDILLNETEAKLVGFELDIFWAVNAGLNPVDMFKKNPGRYKMFHVKDMDKEDKAVFTEVGSGRIDFKPIFTASKLAGVDYIFTEQDLIKKPPFESITESYNYIKKNLL is encoded by the coding sequence ATGACAACAAGAAGATCATTTTTACAAAAGGTAAGTTTAGCTGGTGCAGCAGCCTTTTTAAGTCCATCAATTATTACATCGGCTTTAGCCCAACCCACAAAACTTTCGAAAATCGGCATCGGCCTGTTTACCTTACGTGAACAGTTAACTGCCGACGTTAAAGCAACAATAGCACAAGTAGCTCGCATCGGTTATAATCAGGTAGAAACTTATTATGGCTATCCCGGCAAATATGAAGTAAAAGGCTTTTGGGGTTTAGAAGCCAGAGATTTTAATGAACTACTAAAAGCCAATGGACTCACATCGCCAAGCGGGCATTACAATGTAACCGAATTTCTTTCTACCAGCGACGACAAAGTATTAAAATCGCACATCGAAACCGCAGCGACAGTTGGCCAGAAATATTTTGTTATCCCTGCCTTACCAACAGATATCAGGGCAAATGGTACATTAGATGATTACAAGCGTATGGCAGCAAAGTTTAACCAGGCTGCAGAGCTTTGCCAAAAATCGGGTTTAAAATTAGCCTACCACAACCACAACTTCGAGTTTAAAGATCAGGGAAATGGTCTTACAGGCTATGATATTTTATTAAATGAAACTGAAGCCAAACTTGTAGGTTTCGAGCTCGATATCTTCTGGGCAGTTAACGCAGGCTTGAACCCTGTTGATATGTTTAAGAAAAATCCAGGCCGTTATAAAATGTTTCATGTTAAGGATATGGACAAAGAAGATAAGGCCGTATTTACCGAAGTAGGCTCGGGCAGAATAGATTTTAAACCCATTTTTACAGCTTCAAAACTGGCCGGTGTAGATTATATTTTCACAGAACAAGACCTGATTAAAAAGCCGCCTTTTGAAAGTATTACAGAAAGCTACAATTACATTAAAAAGAACCTGCTTTAA
- a CDS encoding gluconate 2-dehydrogenase subunit 3 family protein — MHRREALKNVAFLLGGAISASTMGVLFESFTLPENEKNFVQYSIEDEKIFAEFADIIVPTTQSSAGAKAAGLGKFIPMMMKDCYPAAMQTSFANGFKALQAKSMKDFGKSYITLTLADRKKLMTDLRTIAIAQKETKSEENKDLAYFFITARDLTLLGYYSSEIGCTKARAYVLVPGRYDGNTTLKPGQKSWAT, encoded by the coding sequence ATGCATAGAAGAGAAGCACTCAAAAACGTTGCATTTTTGCTGGGAGGAGCAATCTCAGCAAGTACAATGGGCGTTTTATTTGAAAGTTTTACGCTCCCGGAAAACGAAAAAAACTTCGTACAGTATTCTATTGAGGATGAGAAGATTTTTGCTGAATTTGCTGATATCATTGTTCCAACTACCCAGTCATCTGCCGGTGCCAAAGCTGCCGGATTAGGTAAATTTATACCAATGATGATGAAAGACTGTTATCCTGCTGCCATGCAAACTTCATTCGCAAATGGATTTAAAGCCCTTCAGGCTAAATCGATGAAAGATTTCGGAAAAAGTTACATCACCTTAACCCTTGCCGACCGCAAAAAGTTAATGACCGATTTAAGAACCATCGCCATTGCACAGAAAGAAACTAAATCAGAGGAGAACAAAGATTTAGCTTATTTCTTCATTACCGCACGCGATTTAACTTTGCTAGGTTATTACTCATCCGAAATTGGTTGCACCAAAGCAAGGGCTTACGTTCTTGTTCCAGGCCGTTATGATGGCAATACTACCTTAAAGCCTGGCCAAAAATCGTGGGCTACCTAA
- a CDS encoding TonB-dependent receptor, producing the protein MKKNQLISLAIYAMRVSIYQILAIVIFTCAAFAKNVGAQEFLNKPISIKADQTDIKTIIEKTELLANVKFVYSPQLINSDRKISVNVVNQKLKYFLENSLKRYDVGYRIVKDQILLYSIPANNNLALLKAFEGIVTGKVTDSKGNAIPGVSVTVKGKSIGTTTDENGAFALKGLTVDSRVLVVRYVGYISKEVNLSAGNADENLNISLSEDNLQLESVMVTGGNPKKKLESSVALTSVSNKDITNRAPLNSTDLLKAIPGLTVESTGGDGPGNVWVRGFPQQGGYIFLGIQEDGLPLLPTGFNTNPSVDQYYKTDLTIQNIEAVRGGNASIIQANTPGAVVNNLSYVGADKQYGQFKFTTGFSQGLYRFDGNTGGKINDQIKYNIGGFFRTDNGVVDQGFNPANQGGQIKGNMTFNFKNHKGFIRVYGKYLNDKVQFLLTSYYPYDGTGKPTTYRDYDMASQSIVPLQTEWSYNDPATGNHNFSLTDGIHTKLGSVGFQFNYLTDGGWQIVNNFRYQNTHTNSTYTVPAGIAARTATTPYYYPGGTVAPFVTGDYVITSSANGQINSDVQIVNYLDLKKTIKNHSLGIGAGIHQYNRDDLRYAFRSFSEFKEHPSILLQSPTAGERTIQTKNTFIGDTRTLSAYVSDEIKISEQWRLDIGARIDNQNVKGDRPYYALNANGTVNTTAAATATILGYTAYDETLTNWSASLGANYKINNTASIFARATKAYNAPNIGDYNAAAYNAANIKKRPVYLGEVGFKYAKNNLAIFASGSYSAIKNVSLTINVPTTAAGTQALVAFGSTRTWSAEYEVSYKIAKPLSLRLTGTLQDSKYTDYEASTKGNAAVLAEFGDRVYSFTGKRTERVPVLNTELGANYDYKNFNLYVAANYVGSRFTSPSDSYRLPAYVVMKAGAGYNFTKKISVRFWADNLLNAKVLTEGDVRGDQFRDFSTVTPGTLMIGRTLLQRTFWGSLAYSF; encoded by the coding sequence ATGAAAAAAAATCAACTTATTTCGCTGGCGATATATGCAATGAGAGTTTCGATTTACCAAATACTTGCAATAGTAATTTTTACCTGTGCTGCATTCGCTAAAAATGTAGGCGCCCAGGAATTCCTGAATAAACCTATTTCGATCAAAGCCGATCAAACAGATATTAAAACCATTATCGAAAAAACCGAGTTGCTTGCAAATGTAAAGTTTGTGTACAGCCCTCAATTAATCAACTCTGACAGGAAAATTTCTGTCAACGTAGTTAACCAAAAACTTAAGTACTTTCTTGAGAATTCGCTAAAACGTTATGACGTGGGATATAGGATAGTTAAAGATCAGATTCTGCTCTATTCTATTCCCGCCAATAACAACCTGGCATTATTAAAGGCTTTTGAAGGTATAGTTACCGGTAAAGTTACCGACAGCAAAGGTAACGCCATCCCTGGAGTATCGGTTACCGTAAAAGGGAAAAGCATTGGTACCACAACTGATGAGAATGGTGCTTTTGCATTAAAAGGCCTCACCGTTGATAGCCGCGTACTGGTGGTAAGATATGTAGGTTATATATCTAAAGAAGTAAACCTATCTGCAGGCAATGCCGATGAAAACCTGAACATCAGTTTATCAGAAGATAACCTGCAGTTGGAAAGTGTGATGGTAACTGGCGGTAACCCGAAGAAAAAACTGGAAAGTAGCGTGGCCCTTACTTCAGTAAGCAATAAGGATATTACCAACAGGGCACCTTTAAACAGTACTGATTTGTTAAAAGCAATACCGGGTTTAACAGTAGAAAGTACAGGTGGCGATGGTCCGGGCAACGTTTGGGTAAGGGGGTTTCCACAGCAAGGCGGTTATATTTTCCTGGGCATTCAGGAAGATGGACTACCCCTTTTGCCAACAGGCTTCAACACCAACCCATCTGTAGATCAATATTATAAAACAGATTTAACCATTCAGAATATCGAAGCGGTAAGAGGTGGTAATGCTTCTATTATTCAGGCCAATACCCCAGGCGCAGTGGTTAACAACCTCAGCTACGTTGGTGCCGATAAACAATATGGCCAGTTTAAATTCACCACAGGGTTTTCGCAGGGTTTATATCGCTTTGATGGAAATACAGGGGGAAAAATAAACGACCAGATTAAATACAACATCGGTGGTTTTTTCCGTACCGATAATGGCGTAGTAGATCAGGGTTTTAATCCGGCCAACCAGGGTGGGCAAATTAAAGGCAACATGACTTTTAATTTTAAAAACCATAAAGGCTTTATCCGTGTGTATGGTAAATACCTGAACGATAAAGTTCAGTTTTTGTTAACCAGTTACTACCCTTACGATGGTACTGGCAAACCAACTACTTACCGCGATTACGATATGGCTTCACAATCTATCGTTCCACTTCAAACCGAATGGAGTTACAATGATCCGGCAACCGGCAATCACAATTTTAGTTTGACAGATGGTATCCATACCAAATTAGGATCAGTTGGTTTTCAGTTCAACTACCTGACAGATGGGGGCTGGCAGATTGTTAACAATTTCCGTTACCAAAATACCCATACCAATTCTACTTATACCGTTCCGGCCGGAATTGCAGCAAGAACTGCAACAACCCCCTATTATTATCCGGGTGGTACCGTAGCACCATTTGTTACCGGCGATTATGTAATTACTTCATCGGCCAATGGTCAAATCAATAGTGATGTGCAGATTGTAAATTACTTGGATCTAAAGAAAACTATTAAAAACCATAGTTTAGGTATAGGTGCAGGTATTCATCAGTATAACCGCGATGATTTGCGCTATGCTTTCCGCTCGTTCTCAGAATTTAAAGAGCATCCGAGCATCTTATTACAATCGCCAACTGCTGGTGAACGAACAATCCAAACCAAAAACACTTTTATTGGCGATACCAGAACATTATCTGCCTATGTTAGTGATGAGATTAAAATTTCGGAGCAGTGGCGTTTAGATATCGGTGCAAGGATCGATAACCAGAACGTAAAAGGCGACAGACCATATTATGCTTTAAATGCAAACGGTACGGTAAACACAACTGCAGCCGCCACCGCAACAATATTAGGCTATACCGCTTACGATGAAACCTTAACCAACTGGTCGGCCTCTTTGGGTGCAAACTATAAAATAAACAATACCGCAAGTATTTTTGCAAGAGCTACAAAAGCTTATAATGCGCCTAACATTGGCGATTATAATGCAGCAGCCTATAATGCGGCGAATATCAAAAAACGCCCTGTTTATTTAGGCGAAGTTGGTTTTAAATATGCCAAAAACAACCTGGCTATTTTTGCTTCAGGAAGTTACTCGGCCATTAAAAATGTATCTTTAACCATCAATGTGCCAACAACAGCAGCAGGTACCCAGGCTTTAGTGGCTTTTGGCTCTACCCGTACCTGGAGTGCCGAATATGAAGTATCATACAAAATTGCCAAACCATTAAGCTTACGCTTAACCGGAACACTACAGGATTCTAAATACACTGATTACGAAGCATCAACCAAAGGAAATGCAGCGGTACTGGCCGAATTCGGAGATCGTGTTTACAGTTTTACCGGTAAAAGAACCGAACGTGTTCCGGTTTTAAATACTGAGCTTGGCGCCAATTACGATTATAAAAACTTTAACTTATATGTAGCTGCAAATTATGTAGGCAGTCGTTTCACCTCGCCAAGCGATAGCTACAGGCTACCTGCCTATGTGGTAATGAAAGCAGGCGCAGGTTATAATTTCACTAAAAAGATTTCAGTAAGATTTTGGGCAGACAACTTGTTAAATGCAAAAGTGCTGACAGAGGGCGATGTTCGCGGAGACCAATTCAGAGATTTCTCGACCGTAACCCCTGGCACATTAATGATTGGCAGAACATTACTTCAACGTACTTTCTGGGGATCATTGGCTTATTCATTCTAA
- a CDS encoding c-type cytochrome: MKKTFLILGAVVIFMASFTKADLAKEKSAIATATMANSAFQSHPGEKLINKSDCLGCHNKTNKIIGPAYIEVAKKYPATEKNINMLADKIIKGGTGVWGNMPMTAHATLKKEDAKLMVKYILSLKK; encoded by the coding sequence ATGAAAAAAACATTTTTAATTTTAGGCGCTGTAGTCATTTTTATGGCGTCTTTCACGAAAGCAGATTTAGCGAAAGAGAAAAGTGCAATCGCAACAGCAACCATGGCCAACAGTGCCTTTCAATCACATCCAGGTGAAAAACTAATTAATAAATCTGACTGTTTGGGTTGCCACAACAAAACCAATAAAATTATCGGTCCAGCTTATATTGAGGTTGCAAAAAAATACCCGGCTACCGAGAAAAACATTAACATGTTAGCCGATAAAATTATTAAAGGTGGTACCGGAGTTTGGGGCAACATGCCAATGACTGCACATGCTACTCTTAAAAAAGAAGATGCAAAATTAATGGTAAAATATATTTTGTCCCTGAAAAAATAA
- a CDS encoding GMC oxidoreductase, giving the protein MNLNTNLKAENTYDAIVIGSGISGGWAAKELTEKGLRVLMLERGMNIEHITGYETAMKNPWDFKHAGKLTEEQKRTHPVQKRDYPYQEANEKWWVNDLECPYTEDKRFDWYRGFHVGGKSLMWGRQSYRLSDHNFEDNARDGHGSDWPVRYAELSPWYDYAERFAGISGSNENWPTCPDGQFLPPMDLNIVEKSVKARIEEHYKRERIMMIGRVANLTVPHKGRGNCQYRNLCSRGCPFGAYFSTQSSTLPAAMATKRLTLRPYSIVNHIIYDKDTKKAKGVMVIDAQTNKTMEFYAKIVFVNGSTLGSTFILLNSTSEAHPNGLGNGSGQLGHNLMDHHFRCGASGEAEGFDDKYTYGRRANGIYIPRYQNIGNDKRDYLRGFGYQGGASRSNWQNDVAELSFGADLKEKMTKPGKWSMGLGGFGEMLPYYENKVYIDKTKKDKWGQPVLAIDCEYKENEKKMRTDMMNDAAEMLEKAGMKNIKTYDNGCYPGMAIHEMGTARMGNDPKTSVLNKWNQMHEVNNVFVTDGSCMPSIACQNPSLTFMALTARAADYAVKELKKKNI; this is encoded by the coding sequence ATGAATTTAAATACAAATTTAAAAGCAGAAAATACTTACGATGCTATTGTTATAGGATCGGGGATTAGTGGCGGCTGGGCTGCAAAAGAACTTACCGAAAAAGGCTTACGCGTTTTAATGCTCGAAAGAGGGATGAACATTGAGCACATCACGGGTTACGAAACCGCAATGAAAAATCCATGGGATTTTAAACATGCTGGTAAATTAACTGAAGAGCAAAAACGTACCCACCCGGTACAAAAAAGAGATTACCCTTATCAGGAAGCGAACGAAAAATGGTGGGTAAACGATTTGGAATGCCCTTATACAGAAGATAAACGTTTCGATTGGTACCGTGGTTTCCATGTGGGCGGTAAATCGCTAATGTGGGGCCGTCAGAGTTACCGTTTAAGCGATCATAACTTCGAAGATAACGCAAGGGATGGTCACGGAAGTGACTGGCCGGTTCGTTATGCCGAGCTTTCGCCATGGTACGATTATGCCGAGCGTTTTGCAGGCATCAGTGGTTCTAACGAAAACTGGCCTACCTGTCCAGATGGGCAGTTTTTACCACCAATGGATTTAAACATTGTAGAAAAATCGGTAAAAGCACGTATAGAAGAGCACTATAAAAGAGAGCGGATTATGATGATTGGCCGTGTGGCTAACCTTACCGTTCCGCATAAAGGCCGTGGCAATTGCCAGTACAGAAATTTATGCAGCCGCGGTTGTCCGTTTGGTGCATATTTCAGTACGCAATCTTCTACCCTGCCTGCTGCTATGGCTACTAAACGTTTAACGTTAAGACCATACTCTATTGTAAACCACATTATTTACGACAAAGACACCAAAAAAGCTAAAGGTGTAATGGTTATTGATGCACAAACCAACAAAACAATGGAGTTTTATGCCAAAATTGTTTTTGTTAATGGTTCTACTTTAGGTTCTACTTTTATCTTGTTAAACTCTACTTCTGAGGCGCATCCAAATGGTTTGGGTAATGGCAGCGGTCAGTTAGGGCACAACTTAATGGATCACCACTTCCGTTGTGGTGCATCCGGCGAAGCTGAAGGTTTCGACGATAAATACACCTATGGCCGTCGTGCAAACGGTATTTATATCCCAAGGTATCAAAACATCGGAAACGATAAACGCGATTATTTACGTGGTTTCGGTTATCAGGGTGGTGCAAGTAGAAGTAACTGGCAAAATGATGTAGCCGAGTTATCGTTCGGTGCAGACCTGAAAGAAAAAATGACCAAACCAGGCAAATGGAGCATGGGCTTGGGCGGTTTCGGAGAGATGTTGCCATATTACGAAAACAAGGTTTACATTGATAAAACCAAAAAAGATAAATGGGGACAGCCGGTATTGGCCATTGATTGCGAATACAAGGAAAACGAGAAAAAAATGCGTACGGACATGATGAACGATGCTGCTGAAATGTTAGAAAAAGCAGGCATGAAAAACATCAAAACCTACGATAATGGTTGCTATCCTGGTATGGCCATTCACGAAATGGGTACAGCCAGAATGGGTAACGATCCAAAAACATCGGTGCTTAACAAATGGAACCAGATGCATGAGGTGAATAACGTTTTTGTAACCGATGGATCATGTATGCCATCTATCGCATGTCAAAACCCATCATTAACATTTATGGCGCTAACCGCACGTGCTGCAGATTACGCAGTAAAAGAATTAAAGAAAAAGAATATCTAG
- a CDS encoding DUF1080 domain-containing protein, with protein sequence MKKIIFSACILLAVTQISKAQKGFKPLFDGKTTTGWHTYNKTTVGSAWQVQDGALHLDLATKGKDGGGDLVTDKEYGDYHLKYEWKVAPKANSGLIFYVHEEPKYHATYSTGLEMQVIDNDGHPDGKITKHRAGDLYDLVKSSSEPVKAVGEWNKAEIISKKGKLTLILNGVEVVKTTLWDDSWKNLVAGSKFATWENWGTFKTGKIALQDHGDEVWYKNISIKEL encoded by the coding sequence ATGAAAAAAATAATCTTTTCTGCTTGTATCTTATTGGCAGTTACACAAATATCAAAAGCTCAAAAAGGCTTTAAACCGTTGTTTGATGGTAAAACTACAACCGGCTGGCACACCTATAACAAAACTACTGTAGGCAGCGCCTGGCAGGTACAAGACGGTGCACTGCATTTAGATTTAGCAACCAAAGGAAAAGATGGTGGCGGCGATTTAGTTACCGATAAAGAATATGGCGATTACCATTTAAAATATGAGTGGAAAGTTGCACCAAAAGCAAACAGCGGACTTATCTTTTATGTACACGAGGAGCCTAAATACCATGCAACCTATTCAACAGGTTTAGAAATGCAGGTAATTGATAACGACGGCCACCCTGATGGTAAAATTACCAAACACCGTGCAGGTGATTTGTACGATCTGGTAAAAAGTTCTTCAGAGCCGGTAAAAGCTGTTGGCGAATGGAATAAAGCTGAAATTATTAGTAAAAAAGGTAAATTAACCTTAATATTAAACGGTGTTGAAGTGGTAAAAACTACCCTTTGGGATGATAGCTGGAAAAACCTTGTAGCAGGCAGTAAATTTGCTACATGGGAAAACTGGGGTACTTTCAAAACCGGTAAAATTGCATTGCAAGATCATGGCGATGAAGTTTGGTACAAAAACATCTCTATAAAAGAACTTTAA